One genomic segment of Coffea arabica cultivar ET-39 chromosome 6e, Coffea Arabica ET-39 HiFi, whole genome shotgun sequence includes these proteins:
- the LOC140009288 gene encoding uncharacterized protein isoform X1, producing the protein MGHRHLFSSSQMFENENEQGWNHSDQPYMHLARPGAPENSALPYPPDNMTLDEGHFTAQWNSAPRSTPGYSSSGVNVEMPHYQPQVPGPSRDPFLHPSAVGSLNMAQENYAHQASSSSHGGQTFHGVDGGFFELSMGNGRGPYKRKSPGIPAVCERGNTSRYYDAGSSSDHSFPADSWLDKQSTDPHHSPWDFAPSYRGNGLSIGSESSLRNVRSRPAFDLESTPARSHLSSNPSHHPFPGQTTDHPSSVDLLAQSSSAPSREWNYTFASSASNGRNVTSDTNFICHEINQFGALNGNPGASLEIGGYVNDFSSNRNPAPQALHGTSSQYSRGVRSSYSHRPMPTFRASSSNMQVASTAPCDEGLQLVSESYASRHPRPFSTIGIRNGDRNGRSRIPSDRYRSFSDHAGFHERPTPEVCGQFFYNLDSYLHTVQGSDGILQGLMSMDRSAIYGSRSLFDHHRDMRLDIDNMSYEELLALGERIGTVCTGLSEDSLFKCLTESIYCSSDQLQEEGTCVICLEEYKNMDNVGTLRSCGHDFHVGCIRKWLSIKNSCPICKASALADNMKEE; encoded by the exons ATGGGGCATAGACATTTATTCAGTTCTTCCCAAATGTTTGAGAACGAGAATGAACAGGGGTGGAATCATTCTGACCAACCTTACATGCATTTGG CAAGGCCTGGGGCACCTGAAAACAGTGCTCTTCCTTATCCTCCAGATAATATGACTCTTGATGAGGGCCATTTTACTGCACAGTGGAATTCGGCACCCAGGTCAACTCCTGGATACTCTTCCTCTGGTGTCAATGTTGAAATGCCGCATTATCAACCACAGGTTCCAGGTCCATCTCGTGATCCTTTCCTGCATCCATCAGCTGTTGGAAGCCTAAACATGGCCCAAGAAAATTATGCACATCAAGCATCCTCATCCAGCCATGGTGGACAAACGTTTCATGGGGTTGATGGTGGCTTTTTTGAGCTTTCCATGGGCAATGGTAGAGGACCATACAAGCGAAAAAGCCCTGGCATTCCAGCAGTTTGTGAGAGGGGCAACACAAGCCGATATTATGATGCTGGAAGTTCTTCTGATCATTCCTTTCCTGCTGACTCATGGCTGGATAAACAAAGTACTGACCCTCATCATTCACCTTGGGATTTTGCTCCCAGTTATAGAGGCAATGGCCTTTCTATAGGCAGTGAAAGCAGTCTGAGGAATGTGAGAAGTAGACCTGCATTTGACTTGGAGAGCACCCCAGCCCGAAGCCATTTGTCAAGTAACCCTTCCCACCATCCGTTTCCTGGGCAAACCACTGATCATCCTAGCTCTGTGGATTTGCTGGCTCAGAGTTCAAGTGCTCCTTCAAGGGAATGGAATTATACTTTTGCATCATCTGCTTCAAATGGGAGGAATGTTACCTCTG ATACCAATTTCATTTGTCATGAAATAAATCAGTTTGGTGCACTAAATGGTAATCCTGGTGCCTCACTTGAGATTGGGGGATATGTAAATGATTTTTCCTCAAACAGAAACCCTGCGCCTCAAGCTTTGCATGGTACCTCAAGTCAATATTCCAGAGGAGTTCGAAGCAGCTACAGCCACAGGCCTATGCCTACATTCAGGGCTTCTTCAAGCAACATGCAGGTGGCAAGCACAGCTCCATGTGATGAAGGGTTACAGTTGGTTTCAGAGAGTTATGCCTCCAGACATCCACGGCCATTTTCTACTATAGGAATCCGAAATGGTGATAGGAATGGCCGAAGCAGGATACCGAGTGATAGATACAGATCATTTTCTGATCATGCTGGTTTTCATGAGCGACCAACACCTGAGGTTTGTGGACAGTTTTTCTACAACTTAGATTCTTACCTACATACGGTTCAGGGGTCAGACGGGATTCTCCAG GGTCTCATGAGTATGGATCGATCTGCTATTTATGGTTCTAGAAGTCTTTTTGATCACCACAGAGACATGAGACTTGACATAGACAATATGAGCTATGAG GAACTTCTTGCGCTTGGGGAGAGGATTGGGACTGTATGCACTGGCCTGTCGGAGGATTCACTTTTTAAGTGTCTCACAGAGTCGATATATTGTTCATCAGATCAACTGCAAGAGGAAGGAACATGTGTTATCTGCCTG
- the LOC140009288 gene encoding uncharacterized protein isoform X2 yields the protein MGHRHLFSSSQMFENENEQGWNHSDQPYMHLARPGAPENSALPYPPDNMTLDEGHFTAQWNSAPRSTPGYSSSGVNVEMPHYQPQVPGPSRDPFLHPSAVGSLNMAQENYAHQASSSSHGGQTFHGVDGGFFELSMGNGRGPYKRKSPGIPAVCERGNTSRYYDAGSSSDHSFPADSWLDKQSTDPHHSPWDFAPSYRGNGLSIGSESSLRNVRSRPAFDLESTPARSHLSSNPSHHPFPGQTTDHPSSVDLLAQSSSAPSREWNYTFASSASNGRNVTSDTNFICHEINQFGALNGNPGASLEIGGYVNDFSSNRNPAPQALHGTSSQYSRGVRSSYSHRPMPTFRASSSNMQVASTAPCDEGLQLVSESYASRHPRPFSTIGIRNGDRNGRSRIPSDRYRSFSDHAGFHERPTPEGLMSMDRSAIYGSRSLFDHHRDMRLDIDNMSYEELLALGERIGTVCTGLSEDSLFKCLTESIYCSSDQLQEEGTCVICLEEYKNMDNVGTLRSCGHDFHVGCIRKWLSIKNSCPICKASALADNMKEE from the exons ATGGGGCATAGACATTTATTCAGTTCTTCCCAAATGTTTGAGAACGAGAATGAACAGGGGTGGAATCATTCTGACCAACCTTACATGCATTTGG CAAGGCCTGGGGCACCTGAAAACAGTGCTCTTCCTTATCCTCCAGATAATATGACTCTTGATGAGGGCCATTTTACTGCACAGTGGAATTCGGCACCCAGGTCAACTCCTGGATACTCTTCCTCTGGTGTCAATGTTGAAATGCCGCATTATCAACCACAGGTTCCAGGTCCATCTCGTGATCCTTTCCTGCATCCATCAGCTGTTGGAAGCCTAAACATGGCCCAAGAAAATTATGCACATCAAGCATCCTCATCCAGCCATGGTGGACAAACGTTTCATGGGGTTGATGGTGGCTTTTTTGAGCTTTCCATGGGCAATGGTAGAGGACCATACAAGCGAAAAAGCCCTGGCATTCCAGCAGTTTGTGAGAGGGGCAACACAAGCCGATATTATGATGCTGGAAGTTCTTCTGATCATTCCTTTCCTGCTGACTCATGGCTGGATAAACAAAGTACTGACCCTCATCATTCACCTTGGGATTTTGCTCCCAGTTATAGAGGCAATGGCCTTTCTATAGGCAGTGAAAGCAGTCTGAGGAATGTGAGAAGTAGACCTGCATTTGACTTGGAGAGCACCCCAGCCCGAAGCCATTTGTCAAGTAACCCTTCCCACCATCCGTTTCCTGGGCAAACCACTGATCATCCTAGCTCTGTGGATTTGCTGGCTCAGAGTTCAAGTGCTCCTTCAAGGGAATGGAATTATACTTTTGCATCATCTGCTTCAAATGGGAGGAATGTTACCTCTG ATACCAATTTCATTTGTCATGAAATAAATCAGTTTGGTGCACTAAATGGTAATCCTGGTGCCTCACTTGAGATTGGGGGATATGTAAATGATTTTTCCTCAAACAGAAACCCTGCGCCTCAAGCTTTGCATGGTACCTCAAGTCAATATTCCAGAGGAGTTCGAAGCAGCTACAGCCACAGGCCTATGCCTACATTCAGGGCTTCTTCAAGCAACATGCAGGTGGCAAGCACAGCTCCATGTGATGAAGGGTTACAGTTGGTTTCAGAGAGTTATGCCTCCAGACATCCACGGCCATTTTCTACTATAGGAATCCGAAATGGTGATAGGAATGGCCGAAGCAGGATACCGAGTGATAGATACAGATCATTTTCTGATCATGCTGGTTTTCATGAGCGACCAACACCTGAG GGTCTCATGAGTATGGATCGATCTGCTATTTATGGTTCTAGAAGTCTTTTTGATCACCACAGAGACATGAGACTTGACATAGACAATATGAGCTATGAG GAACTTCTTGCGCTTGGGGAGAGGATTGGGACTGTATGCACTGGCCTGTCGGAGGATTCACTTTTTAAGTGTCTCACAGAGTCGATATATTGTTCATCAGATCAACTGCAAGAGGAAGGAACATGTGTTATCTGCCTG